Below is a genomic region from Drosophila albomicans strain 15112-1751.03 chromosome 2R, ASM965048v2, whole genome shotgun sequence.
TTTCTAcaagctagctagctagctagcgTGTAAATTGATCATCTGAGTTCTAAAAAAGATTTTCACAGCTTTCTCTCTACATGTCAATTTATATGAGCATGCTAAAAGCTTGATGCAACATAATTGCCAACACACCATTcattgctgtttctgtttctgtttctgcttgGGAATACTCTATCGACTATGTAGTATTTGGCTCATTGGGGAGCACGTAAAACGTATGACTAATCAATGGCTCTGACAGAAAGACTCTCTGGGAGACGCTCTACGCTTGGGCGAGTTTCACAAGCTTCAAGAGACGCAGCGGAGTATATTCAGTATAGTATACAACGATGAGTATGAGAGCTTTTCGTATGACTCTTAACGAGTATACCgattgtatttgcatttatattgaatactATAGTGGCACATGTATGcgagtttatatatatacatatatatcgtAGTTATGTGTGCGATCGCgccaaatgccaaacaatGTGAGTCACGATAATCAACGTTGAGCACACCGCAAACACGTCCACATATATATAGAGGGCTCAAAACACGAGGGTGGTGCTGTAAATACATATTAGGAAACTCCCCCGAAAGGCAAGTTCTCATAAAAAATAGACTCTCAAAAGGGATTAGcttaaatgtgttttattgGGACAATTTAGCTTAAAGATTTGTATAAGAAGTTCGATGCGATACAAAATTCTTAATTCCAACTGTGTGATAATTGATTTGAATTCTAAGAAAATCTATGTGATACAAAATTGTTAAGGCAAACTTTGTGATAATTGATACAATTTGGACAAAGGTGATAAAAATATTAGCAAACGATTACGGATTTAATAAACGTTCTACAAAGAGaacagaatttatttttatttgaagaggataattttgctattatatttgtatttaaaaattctgtGTAAATTCGAAGTGTTAAagaattgttaattttgtttgggtgattataaaattcatttggcatatgtgctaaaaatattagccgacaattgaatatttaatattcatctttgaaaatttctattttaagaaagtaattcttatattaaacaaataaacacaaattagaATATGTGCTAAAAATATTAGCCAGCAATTTCGAATTAAAATGTTCATTgataaaaatttcaacaaacaCAATAgacatacaatttattttattgaaatactcAAATACTTCTTCAAACAAATTCGATGTgatacaaaaattatgaatgcGAATTGTGTGCTAATTAAATCTGATTTTAAATATGTGCTAAAAATACAGAGAATTGAAAATTCATTATAAAGTCGTACAATTTCTACAAACAAAACAGTATTGAATTCTCAAcatttgaaaaatactaaaaatacaatgttgaaataaagaatgcattttaataatcTTCATAATTGGAACAATCTGAATTCCTTGATCGTAATCATCACATaactttgatatttaattacaCATTGAGCTGCCCTCGTGCATTAAAATACTCACATATTTATATGCGCAGTTATAATAACAACGCTTCGAATATCGTACAACGACTGTGGAAAACGAGTTTTGATTTGTTGAAATAAGCATTTACTTTATGAAAAATgcatacaacaaaattatttaaacacacaacaatatGCTCGGTACATGCTTATGAGACATAAGTAGACGTTGTTGTAAATATTGCaagatgttgctgttgctatttgttgttgcagttgcagttgttgcaactgctgcaatcGAGCGTAATGCGCATACATGCAAcgtgccacagcaacaacaaacacctTCGAAATGGTGTCAgcaataatttatcaaaaaacagaaacagcaacagcaacaaaaatgtacaaaagcataaataaaccAGGCAAGCTGTTCAAACCGCATCTAACACTGAAGAGAACCCGAGTTAGCAGCAATTTGCATGAACAGCCAAAGACAAAACAATGGGCCAAGAGTACAGCAtgtggtgtatgtgtgtgagagtgtgtttgtgtatctGTGAGATACGAGATACAAGTGCTGTGCCCTGGGCATGTAAAGCGTGTCAGCAAAGCTCAGTGAAACTCGGCGAAATAATTGCGGTAagcgcataaataaaattacacaTGTTGGGAATTTGCAAGCAGTTTTCGCCAGgcgacacacactcacaccacAGTGGGAGTCAGCGACGCCACGCCCCGCCACATCCGGAGCATGCCCCTTACCCCTTAACAGGTAGCCGATAACCAGGCAGAGAGCTACCTGCGAATCTGCAGCGTATCTGTTGGTAGCATCTTCATATCTGTCAGATAACTGTCCTATCTTATCGCCGGCTCGTTCCCTTTGCAATGATGTTTATGGTTTTGGGCTGTGtggtattttattgatttttcctACATCCGCTGATAATGCAAgtggcaaaaacaattttacgACTCGTCGAGGGAGGCAGCAACGCGTTGCGGCTGTGGCTGCGTCTGTGGTACATAGAAAGGGTCTGTCAATGTCCCGCAACTAATTAAGGAAAATGATGTTGACAATGGGAATTACTCTCAGCGCGTCAGGACACGTGTGCCATTTAGCCCAAGATAGAGAGGGACACGAAAAAAAGGGAAGGTCCAGAGGGCAAAACCATTTTGCTGTCAACAAATGCAATGCCATTTGACATGAGTTCCAGGAACTAAGAACAATATAAATTGAGCAGGGTAACATCAAAATGCTGCCCGCCAGCAACGAATTTGTTTTCTGCATTTCAGGAATCGGATTTTTTCTAGCGAGTGTTTTTCAAAAGTCAcgaatatttcaattgaattctttTTGTACAAAAAGTTCCATAAAGTCAAGATTCacagcaaataattttaatacctTAATATTTATATCGTAATACTTGGCACTTGGGATCAACTTGTTTCGAAACCTTTTCACGCGCTACTGCTTAGggaaaatatacatttttcaatcCTGACTACAAAAGAAATGCCAACTGTTAAATCGCATGAATCACATTTGGAGTTCTGCAAATAGGTTTATCGTGTTCTTGACtaatggaaaaatattaatagatCCACCATATGGTTACATTTATGTAATAAACCCAACCTCATCGAGAATTATGGCTTTATTtgcaaacattatttttacaacttttaatggcatttaaaatgtgaaatatttcaactCCTCCTCATCATATAAGATTGCCTTTTTTGCCAGGTTCTAACCAATGATAATACTTAAGCGTATTAATATATCGTAATGCAAATCTATGTTTGCATTAGTTTCatctttaattcaattgttgttgaaagTTAAAATACTTCATATGAAAATGCTCACATTAAGAGAGAAatccaataaaataaatgtcatCATGTCATAAATGATCATTCATAATCACATTAATAGAACTTAATGTAGATCTGTCACATagattaataaatatgattcatTAAGTTAaggaatttaaaatgtattcaataaTCTCTCCCATAATTCAACTTCTCATCTTTAGCACATTTCTGTGATTAACTTTATTGAGTTTACAGTTCTGACTAATGGAAATACTTAAGAATATTAATAGACCCATGTCAACAAGAATTATAGTTTCACtttcaaatattgttaaaaGTTGTAGGGTGTGTAATTCCGTATtctttgctaaaaataaaaccctTTATGTGGCACCTTATCTCATATGGTAAATAATACAATCGTCCCATAAAAACCCCACTTATTTGCATAGCTGACTCACCGCTTGACGTTGCGACAACGCTTCTCGTTCTCTGCCTCCTTGACACTATCCCAGCTATCGCCCACTCCCGACGATGACATATCATCGAGTCGCTCCTCATCCTCCATGCCCGAATCCTCGAGGCTAATGTGACAACTGGTCAACGTGACCTGTTTGCCATTATCGCCCACCTCGATCCAATCCGAAGTGCGAATGCGCTGCGATCTCTCCGTGCCATATGGCGATGAATCCGACGAGCAGCCCGAGGGACAACGTTTGCGTGGCGTCGAGTTGCCATTCAAATTGCTGGCATTCTCCTTGAGCGACTTGTTCACCGCATAGGTCAACGTATCCTCCTCATCGCCATCGGCATCCTCCACATTGTCGGCATCCACATCCTCCGTGTCGGCATCATCAATGGAGTTGTAACGTTGACGCGACAACGATTTACTAGGCGTCACCTTGGCCACGGACAACGAACGTGTGGTGGGCAACTGTTCCAGGGAACAGGAGCGATTGCGCATCGCCGCCAGCTCCGAGATGAGCAGCTCATGGAAGGTATGCTTCTTCTCTGGCGTATTGCCAGCACTCACAGAGCACTTgatgggattgggattgggatttgGATTGATATTGATACGCGTGCAATTTCCTGCTGCCTCGATGGTCACCTGTTCACGCTCTCGCTCCCTCACCCGCTCCCGTTCCCGCTCCATCTGCAAGCGTGTGTGCCGCTCCTGGGCCAATTCCTGCTCCAACAGTGCCTGATGCTGTATGGCACGCTCATGCTTCGTGATAATCGTGGTATCCGCTGCCGTTTGCTTCTGCGACTGACTGATGATGATCTCGGAGAACAAACGCTCCGCGGCATTCTTCAAATTGTTCTTAATCTCCACCGTTTTGCCGCTGAGAAaactgccattgccattgccaaacGACGAGCCCGATAGCGGACTGTCCAAGGTGGTCTTGGAGCGACGAAAGATGCTGGTTGCCGGCGTCGCTGGCGGTGCCACAAATGCGGCAGCCACATCGTCATCCATATCGAGTGTGGCCACCGGCATTTGAACGATTTTACGGGGCTTGGGCAACGGTTGTTTGGCCAAATGGAGACCGGCACGCTCGAAATCCACCTTGCCGAGACTGAGACGTGTCTCCTTCAAAGGTGTCgcggtgttgctgctgctgctgctgctgtgtgcaACAGCTGAATTGGCGCGATTAA
It encodes:
- the LOC117573595 gene encoding serine-rich adhesin for platelets isoform X2, translated to MATIEMQSTVAVKRPGPPVPPRPKTATATVAAATTVSATTAPATTNVSTSPPIIQKKPTFVSQLSAVGRTLVYKSPSLNLQKKQAQTQTPTMALVGSATATAAASAAPATAPKPPLKLRKAPDVPTAKPRESTGNAVVSVNRANSAVAHSSSSSSNTATPLKETRLSLGKVDFERAGLHLAKQPLPKPRKIVQMPVATLDMDDDVAAAFVAPPATPATSIFRRSKTTLDSPLSGSSFGNGNGSFLSGKTVEIKNNLKNAAERLFSEIIISQSQKQTAADTTIITKHERAIQHQALLEQELAQERHTRLQMERERERVREREREQVTIEAAGNCTRININPNPNPNPIKCSVSAGNTPEKKHTFHELLISELAAMRNRSCSLEQLPTTRSLSVAKVTPSKSLSRQRYNSIDDADTEDVDADNVEDADGDEEDTLTYAVNKSLKENASNLNGNSTPRKRCPSGCSSDSSPYGTERSQRIRTSDWIEVGDNGKQVTLTSCHISLEDSGMEDEERLDDMSSSGVGDSWDSVKEAENEKRCRNVKRGMSISGLPPLPKSLSGFNKLLGSDSGLLSDVEVQQELESINNNSNKNNNNNDDNNKENESGNKLASQKVSDNKNNNNTNSISGNNNNNNIDKQTSKENANDKSAPALAESTTTTTPAAAATAATTKATTATSTAAATSTATTANTTTATTVTSNANEKENNTKATAITTTTTTVTSSPAKINVTGSTLDAQIATLRKEMSSFDHRCVLVLCYSTLSGRVICI